The window GGCAGCAAGATCATCTCTGCCTGGACGGCGTCGGCATCGGGCGACAGTCCTGCTTTCTCGGCCTTCTGGACGATGGTTTGCGCGCTGAGCTCCGTTTTGTGGAATTGGTCATATCCGTAGGCGAACAGGGCGGTGGTATCCACCAGTTTTCCGGTTTTATCGTCGCCTAAAACGACTGCAATCAGCGTCACGCCGTCGCGCCGGGCGACCGTGACCAGCGTATGCCCCGCCTGACTGGTGTATCCATTTTTCCCGGCAATGGCCGAAGGGTCATAATATTCCGACTGTGGATTTAAAATATTCTGCTTGTTCCAGAAGGAGCGCGGTTCCGATTGTTTGTTGGTCGGCGGCATGGTATAGACCTGGGTGCCTGCAATGGTCAAAAATGTATCGTATTGCAGTAGCTCCCGGGTGATGCACGCCATATCATAAGCGGTCGTATAATGCAAACGGTCATCCAGCCCATGCGCATTGACAAAATTGGTATGCCGGCAGCCGAGTTCCTTGGCGCGTTCGGTCATATGCTTAGCAAAGGCCTGCTGGGTACCGTCGACCGCTTCGGCCAGCACATTGGCGGCATCGTTGGCCGAAGTGAGCAGCATGGCATACATCATCTGTTCGAGCGTGACCTGTTCGCCCTCATCCAGGGCAATGTGGGTGGACCCGCGTTCGATGGAATACACGGCATCGTGACTGACCGTGACCGTTTGGTCCAAATCGATCCCGCTTTCCAGCACCAGCAGGGCGGTCATCA of the Intestinibacillus sp. Marseille-P6563 genome contains:
- a CDS encoding D-alanyl-D-alanine carboxypeptidase family protein — translated: MKRILGWAMALLMCTSFAAAAAEPPVLQSRQAVLYCAENGQVLFDQEMDTPAHPASITKLMTALLVLESGIDLDQTVTVSHDAVYSIERGSTHIALDEGEQVTLEQMMYAMLLTSANDAANVLAEAVDGTQQAFAKHMTERAKELGCRHTNFVNAHGLDDRLHYTTAYDMACITRELLQYDTFLTIAGTQVYTMPPTNKQSEPRSFWNKQNILNPQSEYYDPSAIAGKNGYTSQAGHTLVTVARRDGVTLIAVVLGDDKTGKLVDTTALFAYGYDQFHKTELSAQTIVQKAEKAGLSPDADAVQAEMILLPNDTQTDALTYTAQDDALLVDAGAGDPLLLEVPQDTVPTGAAQAEPKEDGHPVPGTTEKAFWIGAGVVGGLVVLVAGLSYRRARIRKRRRISWMQRR